A window of Cottoperca gobio chromosome 16, fCotGob3.1, whole genome shotgun sequence contains these coding sequences:
- the fam83a gene encoding protein FAM83A, whose translation MDASSVSVLWYRRSKPLGKVRRRVQDLRIPSFSCYDFIASRPELDLSHNESSRLAVDSLLSRGLEGYHEVLNAEEEVDFLSELEKSYILENGRDGHTADPGACDGNKEFDSLSAGSQSATRCPSVSTDSVSMVDLRFPKDVKRTDSVLEEPVAEVYFQSDIRAAGMKDLVRGFIRKAGMALAIVMDSFSDIELLCDLLEATRKRNVSVHLLLDHLNLNLFVSMWQDLKLNSKNFPKLSVRSVDGQTYCSRTGRKLTGQIAENFIITDWTEALTGSYSFSWLSWQVHRSLTVLVKGSAVIPFHQEFLRLYGSSKPLPGFATFITVPHTLPLYTPTTMCHRAQNEDAQNIQTKTKMPSNLQSAEFECNTQPLHTAGTGEATTKIKLDTPELHRKTQTCGSPQLFPHHLRDGQTGGLEAVSHRNEYLIRKKQEHD comes from the exons ATGGATGCCAGCAGCGTGTCGGTGCTGTGGTACAGGAGGTCAAAGCCCCTGGGGAAGGTGAGGCGGCGAGTTCAAGACCTCCGCATCCCTTCCTTCTCTTGCTATGACTTCATAGCCAGCAGACCCGAGTTGGACCTGAGCCACAACGAGAGCTCTCGGCTGGCAGTGGACTCCCTGCTCAGCCGGGGCTTAGAGGGATACCACGAGGTGTTGAACGCAGAGGAAGAAGTGGACTTTCTGTCAGAGCTGGAGAAGAGTTACATCCTGGAAAATGGAAGGGATGGCCACAcag CTGATCCTGGTGCATGTGATGGTAACAAAGAGTTCGATAGCCTGTCTGCTGGCTCCCAGTCTGCCACACGATGTCCGTCAGTGTCCACAGACAGCGTTTCTATGGTGGACCTGAGATTCCCAAAAG ATGTGAAGAGGACTGATTCTGTCCTGGAGGAGCCCGTCGCTGAGGTTTATTTCCAGTCTGACATCAGAGCAGCCGGAATGAAAGACCTGGTCAGAGGCTTCATCAGAAAGGCtggaatg gccctGGCCATCGTGATGGACAGCTTTAGTGACATAGAGCTGCTTTGTGATCTTCTGGAAGCGACCAGGAAGAGAAATGTTTCTGTTCATCTGCTGCTGGATCATCTCAACCTGAACCTGTTTGTCAGCATGTGGCAGGACCTCAAACTCAACAGCAAAAACTTCCCT aaacTGTCAGTACGCAGTGTGGACGGTCAGACCTACTGTTCCAGGACAGGCAGGAAGCTGACTGGTCAGATTGCTGAGAATTTTATCATCACTGACTGGACTGAGGCGCTGACTGGCtcatacag TTTCTCCTGGCTGTCCTGGCAGGTCCATCGTAGTCTAACTGTTCTTGTAAAGGGCAGTGCGGTCATACCTTTCCATCAGGAATTCCTCAGGCTATACGGCAGCTCCAAACCACTCCCCGGCTTTGCCACTTTTATCACCGTGCCTCACACTCTCCCTCTTTACACGCCCACAACAATGTGCCACAGGGCTCAGAATGAAGATGCTCAAAACattcagacaaaaacaaaaatgccatCAAATCTACAGAGCGCAGAATTTGAGTGCAATACCCAGCCTCTACACACAGCAGGCACTG GCGAGGCCACCACCAAGATTAAACTGGATACCCCAGAGTTGCACAGAAAGACCCAAACCTGTGGCTCGCCACAGCTCTTTCCACATCACCTACGGGACGGACAGACAGGTGGGCTGGAGGCCGTGTCACACCGGAATGAATACCTCATTAGGAAGAAGCAAGAGCATGACTGA
- the derl1 gene encoding derlin-1: MSDLGDWFRSIPFITRTWFAASIAVPFIGKLGLIDFRNLMLFPELVLSRFHLWRPVTATLYFPITPNTGFLYLVNLYFLYHYSSRLETGAFESRPADYIFMLFFNWICIVITGLLMNMRLLMIPLIMSVLYVWAQFNKDTIVSFWFGTRFKAHYLPWVILAFNFIIGGSFVNELTGNLVGHLYFFLMFKYPMDLGGRSLLSTPEFLYRYFPNRRGGVSGFGVPPSRPAAQEQGGGGGGGGGGGGLRGRHQWGEGFRLGGE, encoded by the exons ATGTCAGATCTCGGGGACTGGTTCAGAAGCATCCCTTTCATCACCCGGACCTGGTTTGCTGCCTCGATTGCTGTTCCCTTTATTGGGAAACTAGGATTGATTGATTTCAGGAACCTCATGCTGTTTCCAGAGCTGGTCTTAAGCAGATTTCAT ctCTGGAGACCAGTGACTGCCACCTTGTATTTCCCAATAACCCCTAATACTGGGTTTCTGTACCTGGTCAACCTGTATTTCCTCTACCACTACTCCAGTCGGCTAGAGACAG GGGCGTTTGAGAGCAGACCTGCAGACTATATCTTCATGCTCTTCTTCAACTGGATCTGTATTGTT ATAACTGGGCTGCTGATGAACATGCGG CTGCTGATGATCCCACTGATCATGTCGGTGCTCTACGTCTGGGCTCAGTTCAACAAAGACACCATCGTGTCCTTCTGGTTCGGAACACGATTCAAG GCACATTATCTACCATGGGTCATCCTGGCCTTCAACTTCATCATCGGAGGCTC CTTTGTGAATGAACTGACAGGGAACCTGGTGGGTCACCTCTACTTCTTCCTCATGTTCAAATACCCCATGGACCTGGGAGGACGCTCTCTGCTCTCCACACCAGAGTTCTT GTATCGGTACTTTCCTaacaggagaggaggggtgTCAGGCTTTGGAGTCCCTCCCAGCAGACCAGCTGCCCAGGAGCAGggcggtggaggaggaggcggtggaggaggaggaggattaaGAGGACGTCACCAATGGGGCGAAGGTTTCCGCCTGGGGGGTGAATGa